A portion of the Halobacillus ihumii genome contains these proteins:
- the eno gene encoding phosphopyruvate hydratase → MPYITDVYAREVLDSRGNPTVEVEVYTESGAFGSALVPSGASTGEYEAVELRDGDKDRYLGKGVIQAVENVNEKIAPNLLGMDVTQQVIIDQLMIELDGTENKGKLGANAILGVSMAVAHAAADVVGQPLYKYLGGFTASTLPTPMMNILNGGEHADNNVDIQEFMIMPVGAPTFKEAVRMGAEIFHALKKVLKAKGYNTGVGDEGGFAPNLQSNEEALSTIIEAIEEAGYKPDEEVKLAMDVASSEIYEDGKYNLKGEGVIRTSEEMVDWYEELVNKYPIISIEDGLDENDWKGTKLLTDRIGDRVQLVGDDLFVTNTTKLARAIEEGVGNSILVKVNQIGSLTETFEAIEMAKRAGYTAVISHRSGETEDATIADIAVATNAGQIKTGAPSRTDRVAKYNQLLRIEDQLLGTATYAGDKAFYNLHK, encoded by the coding sequence ATGCCATATATTACAGATGTATACGCACGTGAAGTACTTGATTCACGTGGTAACCCAACCGTTGAAGTTGAAGTTTATACAGAATCCGGAGCTTTTGGCAGTGCACTCGTTCCAAGCGGTGCATCTACTGGAGAATACGAAGCTGTTGAATTGCGTGACGGAGATAAAGACCGTTATTTAGGGAAAGGTGTTATCCAGGCCGTTGAAAACGTTAATGAAAAAATCGCTCCTAATCTATTAGGTATGGATGTAACACAGCAAGTGATCATTGATCAATTGATGATCGAGCTTGACGGAACTGAAAACAAAGGAAAATTAGGTGCCAATGCTATTCTGGGCGTTTCTATGGCTGTAGCTCATGCAGCAGCTGACGTAGTTGGACAGCCTCTTTACAAGTATCTTGGAGGGTTCACGGCTTCAACGCTTCCAACTCCAATGATGAATATTTTAAACGGCGGAGAGCATGCAGACAATAACGTTGATATACAAGAATTCATGATTATGCCTGTTGGTGCACCTACCTTTAAAGAAGCTGTACGCATGGGGGCAGAGATTTTCCATGCCTTGAAGAAAGTATTGAAGGCAAAAGGCTACAATACAGGTGTTGGTGATGAAGGTGGATTTGCTCCAAACCTTCAATCGAACGAAGAAGCTCTTTCTACAATCATTGAAGCGATTGAAGAAGCAGGGTACAAGCCTGATGAAGAAGTTAAGCTGGCAATGGATGTTGCCTCTTCTGAAATTTATGAGGATGGTAAGTACAACCTGAAAGGCGAAGGAGTCATTCGTACTTCTGAAGAAATGGTTGACTGGTACGAAGAACTTGTTAATAAATATCCGATTATTTCCATTGAAGATGGACTTGATGAAAATGATTGGAAGGGTACGAAGCTATTAACAGATCGAATTGGTGATCGTGTTCAATTAGTTGGCGATGATCTGTTCGTTACAAACACAACGAAGCTTGCCCGTGCCATTGAAGAAGGCGTTGGGAACTCTATCCTGGTCAAGGTTAACCAAATCGGTTCACTTACTGAAACATTTGAAGCCATTGAAATGGCCAAGCGTGCTGGCTACACAGCTGTTATCTCTCACCGTTCTGGTGAAACTGAAGATGCTACAATAGCTGACATTGCCGTTGCAACGAATGCTGGACAAATTAAGACAGGTGCTCCATCACGAACAGACCGAGTAGCTAAATACAACCAGCTTCTCCGCATTGAAGATCAACTGCTGGGAACAGCTACTTATGCAGGAGATAAAGCATTCTATAACCTTCATAAGTAA
- the gpmI gene encoding 2,3-bisphosphoglycerate-independent phosphoglycerate mutase, whose protein sequence is MSKQNLAALIILDGFAIRDEEMGNAVKQANTPNFDRYWNDFPHAQLQASGEYVGLPDGQMGNSEVGHLNIGAGRIVYQSLTRINLAIREQEFMKNESLVQAITHAKENKKGLHIFGLLSDGGIHSHINHMYAVLQLAADYGLDRVYVHGFLDGRDVDQQSALTYIKQAQEKMAEIGVGQFATLSGRYYAMDRDNRWDRVKKSYDAIAYGEGPAYSDPLEAVKESYEKEIYDEFVEPVVITDETGHHIASIEDEDAVVFFNFRPDRAIQISRSFANNEFNDFDRGENAPKNLHFVSMTQYSGAVDSNIAFAPNELKNTVGEVLESHEMNQLRIAETEKYPHVTFFMSGGREKEFEGEERILIDSPKVATYDLQPEMSAYQVTDALLGELAADKHNAIILNFANPDMVGHSGMLEPTIKAIETVDECLGKIIDKIHEKGGHAIITADHGNSDEVTTLDGNPMTAHTTNPVPVIVTKDGVKLRQDGILGDLSPTLLQLLKVEQPEEMTGKSLIK, encoded by the coding sequence ATGAGTAAGCAAAATTTAGCTGCCCTCATTATTCTGGATGGCTTTGCCATTCGAGATGAGGAAATGGGGAATGCGGTGAAGCAAGCAAACACTCCTAACTTTGATCGATACTGGAACGACTTCCCTCATGCTCAGCTGCAAGCGAGTGGCGAGTATGTCGGTCTTCCAGACGGACAGATGGGGAATTCTGAAGTCGGTCATTTGAACATTGGGGCTGGCCGCATCGTTTATCAAAGCTTAACACGGATTAATTTAGCCATCCGCGAACAAGAGTTTATGAAAAATGAGTCACTCGTACAAGCTATCACACACGCTAAAGAGAATAAGAAGGGTCTGCACATCTTTGGTCTGCTTTCAGACGGGGGAATTCATAGTCATATTAACCATATGTACGCTGTCCTTCAACTTGCAGCAGATTACGGCTTAGACAGAGTATATGTACATGGCTTTCTTGACGGTCGGGATGTTGATCAACAATCAGCTCTGACCTATATTAAACAGGCTCAAGAGAAAATGGCTGAAATAGGTGTAGGGCAGTTTGCTACGCTTTCCGGTCGTTACTACGCGATGGATCGGGATAACCGCTGGGATCGTGTGAAAAAGTCTTACGATGCAATTGCTTATGGTGAAGGTCCGGCTTATTCTGATCCGCTTGAAGCTGTTAAGGAATCCTATGAAAAGGAAATCTATGATGAATTTGTAGAACCGGTTGTGATTACGGATGAAACAGGTCATCATATCGCTTCGATCGAGGATGAAGATGCTGTCGTCTTTTTCAATTTCCGTCCTGACCGGGCCATTCAAATTTCACGTTCTTTTGCTAACAATGAGTTCAATGATTTTGATCGTGGAGAAAACGCGCCTAAGAACCTTCACTTTGTCAGTATGACTCAATATAGTGGTGCAGTGGACAGTAACATTGCATTTGCACCAAATGAGTTAAAAAATACTGTCGGTGAAGTTTTGGAAAGTCATGAGATGAACCAGCTACGTATCGCTGAAACTGAGAAGTACCCTCATGTCACATTCTTTATGAGTGGGGGACGTGAGAAGGAATTTGAAGGCGAAGAGCGGATTCTGATCGATTCACCAAAAGTAGCTACTTACGATTTGCAGCCGGAAATGAGTGCTTATCAAGTGACGGACGCCCTGCTGGGTGAATTGGCTGCAGATAAGCACAATGCGATCATTTTGAATTTTGCCAACCCTGATATGGTGGGTCATTCAGGTATGCTTGAACCAACAATTAAGGCGATTGAAACCGTAGATGAATGTTTAGGAAAGATTATAGATAAGATCCATGAAAAAGGCGGTCATGCTATAATTACGGCAGATCACGGAAATTCCGATGAGGTGACGACACTTGACGGAAATCCAATGACTGCTCATACGACCAACCCTGTTCCTGTTATTGTTACAAAAGATGGGGTAAAGCTTCGCCAGGACGGAATTCTTGGGGACTTATCACCCACGCTGCTGCAGTTGTTAAAAGTCGAACAGCCTGAAGAGATGACAGGAAAATCATTAATTAAATAA
- the tpiA gene encoding triose-phosphate isomerase: MRKQVIAGNWKMNKTHSEANEFVQATKNEVPSASAVESIVCAPFPFLQKMVEETKGTSLEIGAQNMHFEESGAFTGEVSPVMLKELGVTYVVLGHSERREIFEETDEVVNKKVHAAFNHGLTPIVCVGETLDQREADQTMDHVKSQVKKALEGLTVEQISNTIIAYEPIWAIGTGRTATSEQANEVCTHIRKVVGEFASTEAGEAVRIQYGGSVKPANVDELLSQSDIDGALVGGASLEADSFLKLVEAGKHE; encoded by the coding sequence ATGCGTAAGCAAGTAATTGCAGGTAACTGGAAAATGAACAAAACGCACTCAGAGGCAAATGAATTTGTTCAAGCAACAAAAAATGAAGTTCCTTCAGCAAGTGCAGTGGAATCTATCGTTTGTGCTCCATTTCCATTTCTTCAAAAAATGGTAGAAGAAACGAAGGGGACTTCCCTTGAAATTGGTGCTCAAAACATGCACTTTGAGGAAAGTGGTGCCTTCACAGGTGAAGTAAGCCCGGTTATGCTTAAAGAACTTGGTGTTACTTATGTTGTACTTGGCCACTCTGAACGTCGCGAGATTTTTGAAGAAACAGATGAAGTGGTGAACAAGAAAGTTCATGCTGCCTTTAACCATGGATTAACACCAATTGTTTGTGTAGGAGAAACGCTTGATCAGCGTGAAGCTGATCAAACGATGGACCATGTAAAATCACAGGTGAAGAAGGCATTAGAAGGACTGACTGTTGAGCAAATTTCTAATACGATCATCGCTTATGAACCAATATGGGCAATCGGCACAGGACGTACAGCAACTTCTGAGCAGGCTAATGAGGTTTGCACACATATTCGTAAAGTGGTCGGCGAATTTGCAAGTACAGAGGCTGGAGAAGCGGTACGTATTCAATACGGTGGCAGCGTGAAACCAGCTAACGTAGATGAACTTCTCTCTCAATCTGATATTGACGGAGCCTTAGTAGGTGGAGCAAGCCTTGAAGCTGATTCTTTCTTAAAACTAGTGGAGGCAGGTAAGCATGAGTAA
- a CDS encoding phosphoglycerate kinase, which translates to MNKKTIRDVDVRGKTVFCRVDFNVPMSGGEVTDDTRIKAALPTIKHLSGNGAKVVLASHLGRPKGEVVEELRLDSVAKRLSELIGQTITKTDGVVGEEVNTALSETQGGDILLIENVRFHPGEEKNDPELAKAFANMADLYVNDAFGAAHRAHASTAGIAEHIPAVAGFLMEKEIKVLSNALSNPDRPFTAIIGGAKVKDKIGVIDNLIDKVDHLIIGGGLAYTFVKAQGHEIGKSLLEEDKIDLAKEYMKKAEEKGVDFLMPEDVIVADDFSDSANTKEVAIDSIPADWEALDIGPKTREKYADVIKDSKLVIWNGPMGVFELETFANGTKSVANALAETEGYSVIGGGDSAAAVEKFGFADDMNHVSTGGGASLEFMEGKELPGVALLNDK; encoded by the coding sequence ATGAATAAGAAAACGATTCGTGATGTAGACGTACGAGGAAAAACCGTTTTTTGCCGTGTTGACTTTAACGTTCCCATGAGCGGGGGTGAGGTGACGGATGACACAAGAATTAAAGCAGCATTGCCGACGATTAAACACTTATCTGGCAATGGAGCTAAAGTGGTTCTTGCGAGTCACCTTGGACGACCTAAAGGCGAAGTCGTGGAAGAATTACGGCTTGATTCGGTTGCCAAGCGTTTAAGTGAACTAATCGGCCAAACCATCACGAAAACGGATGGAGTAGTGGGCGAAGAAGTGAATACAGCTCTTTCAGAAACACAGGGAGGAGATATTCTTCTGATTGAAAACGTTCGCTTTCATCCTGGTGAAGAGAAAAATGATCCTGAATTAGCCAAGGCTTTTGCCAATATGGCTGATTTATATGTGAATGATGCTTTTGGTGCTGCACACCGGGCTCATGCTTCTACAGCTGGGATTGCAGAACATATCCCTGCAGTTGCAGGCTTTTTAATGGAGAAAGAGATTAAGGTGCTGAGTAACGCTTTATCGAATCCTGATCGTCCATTCACAGCCATCATCGGAGGCGCAAAGGTAAAAGATAAAATTGGCGTCATAGACAACCTCATTGATAAAGTAGATCATCTGATCATCGGGGGCGGACTTGCCTATACGTTTGTAAAAGCTCAAGGCCACGAAATTGGCAAGTCACTGCTTGAAGAAGATAAAATTGATCTTGCGAAAGAATATATGAAAAAAGCAGAGGAAAAAGGTGTCGATTTCTTGATGCCTGAAGATGTAATCGTTGCTGATGATTTCTCTGACTCTGCTAACACGAAAGAAGTAGCGATCGATAGCATTCCGGCTGATTGGGAAGCCTTGGATATCGGTCCTAAAACGAGAGAAAAGTACGCAGATGTGATCAAAGACTCCAAGTTAGTAATCTGGAATGGACCTATGGGAGTATTTGAACTGGAGACGTTTGCAAATGGTACGAAGAGTGTAGCTAATGCACTTGCAGAGACGGAAGGTTATTCCGTAATTGGCGGCGGGGATTCAGCTGCAGCCGTAGAGAAGTTTGGTTTTGCCGATGATATGAACCACGTATCTACAGGGGGCGGAGCATCCCTTGAGTTTATGGAAGGGAAAGAACTTCCAGGCGTAGCTTTACTTAACGATAAATAA
- the gap gene encoding type I glyceraldehyde-3-phosphate dehydrogenase: MTVRVGINGFGRIGRNVFRAALKNNEVEVVAVNDLTDANMLAHLLQYDTVHGKLEEEVTVNGDNLVVGGQEIKVLSEKDPANLGWGDLGVEIVIESTGRFTQRDDAKKHLDAGAKKVVISAPAKQEDLTVVMGVNEDQYNKDEHHVISNASCTTNCLAPYAKVLNDKFGLKRGMMTTVHSYTNDQQILDLPHKDYRRARAAGQNIIPTTTGAAQAVAKVLPELDGKLSGMAMRVPTANVSIVDLVAELDKDVTAEEVNAALKEEAEGNLKGILDYSDEPLVSTDYNGNTHSSIIDGLSTLTLEDNMVKIVSWYDNETGYSNRCVDLAVYLKSKGL, translated from the coding sequence ATGACTGTAAGAGTAGGTATTAACGGTTTCGGCCGCATTGGACGTAATGTTTTCCGTGCTGCGCTTAAAAATAATGAAGTAGAGGTTGTAGCTGTAAATGATTTAACGGATGCCAATATGCTGGCACACTTGCTGCAATATGATACAGTTCACGGTAAGCTTGAAGAAGAGGTTACTGTTAATGGCGATAATCTAGTAGTTGGCGGGCAAGAGATTAAAGTTCTTTCTGAAAAAGATCCTGCTAACCTTGGCTGGGGAGATCTTGGAGTAGAAATCGTAATCGAGTCTACTGGTCGCTTCACTCAGCGTGACGATGCGAAGAAACACCTTGATGCAGGAGCGAAGAAGGTTGTCATTTCTGCACCAGCAAAACAAGAAGACCTTACAGTAGTTATGGGTGTAAACGAAGATCAATATAACAAAGATGAGCATCATGTAATTTCTAACGCTTCTTGTACGACAAACTGTCTTGCACCATACGCAAAGGTATTGAATGATAAATTTGGTCTAAAAAGAGGAATGATGACAACAGTTCACTCTTATACGAATGATCAGCAAATCCTTGACTTGCCGCACAAAGACTACCGTCGTGCACGTGCTGCTGGTCAGAATATCATCCCAACAACAACAGGTGCTGCCCAGGCTGTAGCAAAAGTGCTTCCTGAACTAGACGGTAAACTTAGCGGCATGGCTATGCGTGTTCCAACAGCTAACGTTTCTATCGTTGACCTTGTTGCAGAACTAGATAAAGATGTAACAGCTGAAGAAGTGAACGCAGCACTTAAAGAAGAGGCAGAAGGCAACCTTAAAGGTATTCTAGATTATAGTGACGAGCCTTTAGTTTCAACAGACTATAACGGCAACACTCATTCTTCTATTATTGATGGTCTATCTACCCTGACTCTTGAAGACAATATGGTCAAAATTGTTTCATGGTATGATAACGAAACAGGCTACTCTAACCGTTGTGTAGACCTTGCTGTATATCTTAAGAGCAAAGGCCTATAA
- a CDS encoding sugar-binding transcriptional regulator: protein MRALIDLQKKLFPDVLEVMQRRYQLLHHIRLMQPVGRRALSENSQLAERTVRSEVDFLSKQGAVDITSRGMHLTYEGQAILEQLAEFIKDVTGIKVLEQQLMDKLKLDDVVVIPGDSDQLDWVKQEMGKACVEYLKAHLHSRETVAITGGSTMAAVAEMMTPLEKASQCMFVPARGGLGERVENQANTICAEMAKKARGDYRLLYVPDPLSEESYQTIIEEPSIKEVLDMIRNAGMVVHGIGEAMTMAERRKTPTSQLELIHERQAVGEAFGYYFNESGEIVHKVRTVGLQLEDLSSADDVIAVAGGKSKAQAIASYFQPGQSNILITDEGAASELVRGYPF from the coding sequence ATGAGAGCTTTAATTGACTTACAAAAGAAATTGTTTCCAGATGTCCTTGAAGTTATGCAAAGACGTTATCAACTGCTCCACCATATTCGGTTGATGCAACCGGTAGGCAGGAGGGCACTGTCTGAGAACAGTCAACTTGCTGAAAGAACTGTTCGAAGTGAAGTAGACTTCTTGAGCAAGCAAGGAGCTGTTGATATCACATCAAGAGGGATGCACTTGACCTATGAAGGGCAAGCGATTCTTGAACAGTTAGCAGAGTTTATTAAGGATGTAACTGGAATAAAAGTTTTAGAACAGCAGTTAATGGATAAATTAAAATTAGACGATGTTGTCGTTATTCCAGGTGACAGTGACCAGTTAGACTGGGTTAAACAGGAAATGGGTAAAGCTTGTGTTGAATACTTGAAGGCACATTTGCATTCAAGAGAAACTGTGGCTATTACCGGTGGCTCGACAATGGCTGCTGTTGCAGAAATGATGACACCTCTCGAAAAAGCGAGTCAATGTATGTTTGTACCTGCTCGCGGAGGTCTTGGAGAGCGTGTCGAGAACCAAGCCAATACGATTTGTGCTGAAATGGCGAAAAAAGCACGAGGAGATTATCGTCTTCTCTACGTTCCGGACCCCTTAAGTGAGGAATCTTATCAGACGATCATTGAAGAACCTTCTATTAAAGAAGTGCTGGATATGATCCGTAATGCAGGTATGGTTGTTCACGGAATAGGGGAGGCTATGACAATGGCCGAACGACGTAAAACGCCAACTTCTCAACTGGAGTTAATTCATGAAAGACAAGCAGTAGGAGAAGCGTTTGGTTATTACTTTAACGAATCGGGCGAGATCGTTCATAAAGTCCGGACGGTTGGATTGCAGTTAGAGGATCTGTCCTCAGCTGATGATGTTATCGCGGTGGCGGGAGGAAAGTCGAAAGCACAGGCTATTGCTTCCTATTTTCAGCCGGGTCAAAGTAATATACTGATTACCGATGAAGGTGCCGCGTCAGAGTTAGTAAGGGGTTACCCCTTTTAA
- a CDS encoding glutaredoxin family protein, whose translation MNKITLYGKSNCKLCDEVKELIEVLAMDYQIEMTEVDIEEDEQLLRSYFLEIPVLFINGERIDYREIDVFSLRERLQ comes from the coding sequence ATGAATAAAATAACTCTCTACGGTAAAAGTAATTGTAAGTTGTGTGATGAAGTTAAAGAACTGATTGAAGTTCTCGCCATGGATTATCAAATTGAAATGACTGAGGTTGATATTGAGGAAGATGAGCAATTACTGCGTAGTTACTTTCTTGAAATTCCCGTCCTTTTTATTAATGGTGAAAGAATTGATTACCGGGAAATCGATGTTTTTTCGCTAAGAGAGCGGTTACAGTGA
- the clpP gene encoding ATP-dependent Clp endopeptidase proteolytic subunit ClpP has protein sequence MTMNLIPTVIEQTNRGERAYDIYSRLLKDRIIMLGSAIDDNVSNSIVAQLLFLAAEDPEKDISLYINSPGGSITSGMAIYDTMQFIKPNVSTICTGMAASMGAFLLNAGAKGKRYALPNSEVMIHQPLGGTQGQASDIEIHAKRIIKMREKLNQILSERTGQPLEVIERDTDRDNFMSAHEAVEYGLIDKVMEKTGE, from the coding sequence ATTACAATGAATTTAATCCCAACAGTAATTGAACAAACTAACCGTGGAGAACGTGCCTATGACATTTATTCCCGTTTATTGAAAGATCGGATTATTATGCTAGGCAGTGCTATTGATGATAATGTTTCCAACTCTATCGTTGCTCAGCTATTATTCTTAGCTGCTGAAGACCCTGAGAAAGACATTTCACTTTATATCAACTCTCCGGGTGGATCCATTACCTCTGGAATGGCCATTTACGATACGATGCAGTTCATCAAGCCAAACGTTTCTACAATCTGCACAGGGATGGCCGCTTCTATGGGTGCTTTCCTTCTCAATGCCGGTGCAAAAGGAAAACGTTATGCACTGCCAAACAGTGAAGTGATGATCCACCAGCCACTCGGCGGAACACAGGGGCAAGCATCCGACATTGAAATTCACGCTAAACGCATCATCAAAATGCGTGAGAAATTAAACCAAATTCTATCAGAACGAACTGGTCAGCCGCTTGAAGTGATCGAGCGCGACACAGACCGTGATAATTTCATGTCAGCCCATGAAGCTGTCGAATATGGTCTAATCGATAAAGTGATGGAAAAGACAGGCGAATAA
- a CDS encoding HPr family phosphocarrier protein — MIEQAVKVELETGLQARPAAQFVQQANRFSADIFIEKDQKRVNAKSIMGLMSLAVAYNEEILLIAEGTDEEKAIAELTSFVKE; from the coding sequence ATGATTGAACAGGCCGTAAAGGTTGAATTAGAGACAGGTTTACAAGCTAGGCCTGCTGCTCAATTCGTGCAGCAAGCCAATCGCTTTTCAGCGGATATTTTTATTGAGAAAGATCAGAAGCGGGTGAATGCAAAGAGTATTATGGGGCTCATGAGTTTGGCAGTGGCCTATAATGAGGAAATTTTGTTAATAGCTGAAGGAACGGATGAAGAAAAAGCGATAGCTGAATTAACGTCCTTTGTGAAAGAGTAA